Within Streptomyces sp. SS1-1, the genomic segment CCGTGAACCACGGAGCAGCGAGGACTCAGATGACGTATCAGACCCCGAACACCTACTCCTCCGATCCGTCGGGCGAGCCGCAGGCTCCCCGGAGCAATGGTCTGGCGATCGCGGCGCTGGTGCTGGGCATCACCGCGTGCGTTCTCTTCTGGTCGGTCATCGGCGGCGTCGTCCTGGGCCTGCTCGGTCTCGTCCTCGGGATCGTCGCCGCTCGGCGTGCCCGTGGGGGACGTGCGCGGCACCGGGGCATGGCCGTCGCGGGTGCGATCCTCGGTGGGCTGGGGCTCGTCGCGTCGTCGGTGATCGTCGCGGTCGGGGTCTCCTTCCTCACCTCCGACGAGTTCAAGGACTACAACGACTGCGTGCAGCACGCCGGCACCCGGGCCGAACGCGACCAGTGCGCGCAGGACTTCGAGCGCGACGTCAACGGGAAGTGAGCCTGCGCCCGGAGACTCAGACGGGCGGCGGTCCGTCGACCGCCGCTCTCAACTCGTGCAGACGCAGCGCCAGATGGAGCCGTAGTGCCGAGTCCGCCGAGCGCCAGTCCTCGCCGAGCAGGACACCGATCCGGTCGAGCCGTTTCAGCAGTGTGTTGAGGTGCACGTGGAGGGCGCGGGCCGTCTGACTGAGGTTCCCCGAGTGGGCGAAGTACGCGGCCGCCGTCGCCACCAGGCACGTCGACCGTCGGCGGTCGTACTCGAGGAGCGGGCCGAGGCTGTCGGTGAGGAAGCGGTCGAGGTCGTCGGCGCGGTCGGGGTCGAAGACGAGCGCGTACATCGCGTACTGCCGTGTGCTGACCCCGCGGTCGGTCTCGCCGAGTGCGCGCATGACCTTGAGGCAGCGCAGCGCGAGCGCGTGGGAGCGGGACCGTTCCTGGCCGGCGATCCGGTCGCAGACCACGAGGGCGGGTGCGCCGAGGGCTCGGCGCAGGGCGTGGTGCAGGGTGCCGGCCAGGTCGTTCTCGTCGTCGGCGCGGAGCAGCATCGTGGCGCGGCCGAGGTATTCGCCCGCGAGCCCCGACCATGCGGAGGACAGGGGCTTGAGCTGCCGGATGATGTCGGTGGCGGATCGTCCGGGGCACTCGACCACGACGAGGGTGTCGAGGTGGTCGACGTCGACGCCGCGGGCCAGGGCCCTGTCGCGTTGGGCGGGATGGAGCGGCGTGGGGGACATCAGCTCCATGAGCAGCTCGCCCCGGACCCGTTCCTCGGCCTCGACCCGGGCGTCCCGCATGAGGATGAGCAACCCCATGATCTGTGCGGAGCGTTCGAGCATCCGTACCTCCGCCGCTTCCGGGGCGGCCCGGCGTGCCAGGGTCAGGAAGCCGAAGTGGCTGCCGCCGGCCCGCGCGGCGATCACGCTGCGGAAGGTGCCGTCCCGGCCCTGCGCCGACGCGCACCGGCCGGTGGTGCGGGCCTCCTCGCGCAGCCGGCGTCCCAGGTCCTCGTCGCCGTCCTCCCCCGGTTCTCCTGGGGGCCGGACCGCGAGGACCCTGTCGTCGCGGTCCTGGATGGTGACCGTGCCCTGGAGCTGTTCGACCAGGAGCTGGGCGATGTCGCCGGGTCCCCCGCCGGATAGCACCACATGGGTCAGCGCCTCGTGCACGGCGGCGGCGCGTTCCAGCGTGGTGACCTGCTCCTCGATCGTCCGGTAGGCGTCCTCGAGGCGCCGTAGCGAGACCCGGGTCTGCTCGTAGAGACGGGCGTTGTTCAGGGCGACCGCGGCATGACTGGCGAAGGCGCTGAAGAGCGCCACCTCGTCCTTCTCGAAGGGCCGTTCGGTGCGGTCGGCGGCGAAGAGCGCGCCGATGGCCTGCTCCCCCACGAGGAGCGGGACGCCCAGGAGGGCAGTGAGCCCTTCGCGGGGGACGAGCAGGTCGAAGGTGGGGTCGTGCGGCAGGGCTTGCGCCTTGCGGTAGTTGCTCACCCAGAACGGCGCCTTGTGTTCCAGCACGCGCCCGCCCAGGCCCCGCCCCCGGGGGACGCGCGCGGACGAGAACTCCGACGAGATCGTGCCGGCGGACGCCTTGAGCGTGAGATAGCCCTCCGCGTCCAGCAGGGACAGGTAGACGAAGTCACTGCCGATGAGTTCGTGGGCGTGCCGGACGATGGACCGCAGCACCTCGTCGACCTCGCCCAACGCGGTCAGGGACCGGGCCGTCTGGTACAGGCTGCTCAGCTCGCGCTCGCGCCGGAGCCGGTAGGAGGTGAGTTCGCCGTCGCCGACGGGACCGGCCGTGCCGGATTCGGTCTGTTCCATCGCTGCCACCACTCGCGCCGTCGGGTGGTGAATTCTTACACCCTCACCGGGTCAGCGGTGGAGGTACGTTCCATCTCTGGTCGGGCGTGCGGCGCTCTACTGTCGCCCCACGCGCTTCGTTGTCATGCACGACGCAGTCGGATGTCCCCGCACCCACGGTGATCCGGCGGTCGGCCGCCCGGCCGGTCGACCGCGCGCGATCCCCCGTCCCCGAGCCCGGCTTCCTGGGAGTGACCCGCATGTCGATCCCCGTTGTCGGCGGTCCGCACGCCGCCGCGACCCGCAAAGCGATGCTGCGGCTGCTGCCGCTGCTCTGCCTGACCTACTTCATGTCCTACGTCGACCGGACCAACATCGCCCTGGCCAAGACCCACCTGCAGGCGGACGTGGGCATCAGCGCGGCCGCGTTCGGTCTGGGCGCCGGTCTCTTCTTCCTGACGTACGCGCTGTTCGAGGTGCCCAGCAATCTGATCATGTACCGCGTGGGCCCGCGGCGCTGGATCGCCCGGATCGCTCTGTCCTGGGGCGCGGTGACGTCCCTCATGATGTTCATCTCGGACGACGTCACGTTCTACATCGGGCGTATCGCCCTCGGTGCCGCAGAGGCCGGTCTGTACCCGGCGATGATGTTCATGATGACGCGCTGGTTCGCGCAGAAGGACCGGGCCACCGCGATCGGCTTCATC encodes:
- a CDS encoding helix-turn-helix domain-containing protein, which gives rise to MEQTESGTAGPVGDGELTSYRLRRERELSSLYQTARSLTALGEVDEVLRSIVRHAHELIGSDFVYLSLLDAEGYLTLKASAGTISSEFSSARVPRGRGLGGRVLEHKAPFWVSNYRKAQALPHDPTFDLLVPREGLTALLGVPLLVGEQAIGALFAADRTERPFEKDEVALFSAFASHAAVALNNARLYEQTRVSLRRLEDAYRTIEEQVTTLERAAAVHEALTHVVLSGGGPGDIAQLLVEQLQGTVTIQDRDDRVLAVRPPGEPGEDGDEDLGRRLREEARTTGRCASAQGRDGTFRSVIAARAGGSHFGFLTLARRAAPEAAEVRMLERSAQIMGLLILMRDARVEAEERVRGELLMELMSPTPLHPAQRDRALARGVDVDHLDTLVVVECPGRSATDIIRQLKPLSSAWSGLAGEYLGRATMLLRADDENDLAGTLHHALRRALGAPALVVCDRIAGQERSRSHALALRCLKVMRALGETDRGVSTRQYAMYALVFDPDRADDLDRFLTDSLGPLLEYDRRRSTCLVATAAAYFAHSGNLSQTARALHVHLNTLLKRLDRIGVLLGEDWRSADSALRLHLALRLHELRAAVDGPPPV
- a CDS encoding DUF4190 domain-containing protein: MTYQTPNTYSSDPSGEPQAPRSNGLAIAALVLGITACVLFWSVIGGVVLGLLGLVLGIVAARRARGGRARHRGMAVAGAILGGLGLVASSVIVAVGVSFLTSDEFKDYNDCVQHAGTRAERDQCAQDFERDVNGK